In Caldicellulosiruptor obsidiansis OB47, a single window of DNA contains:
- a CDS encoding zinc metalloprotease, with amino-acid sequence MNLKIHTYSHVKFENTSFNSAKLFFATPTKEWWKATVGNNGNIAGLAFITNTDGIQITESNVIGINNRNIGAGSIFVSPYITASTSEFERTYILMHEMGHIIGLGHTDYDDFLNPYPPYTVPGRSVMTYNYLAQFLTLHDIYDVEIMYGFSCRNWK; translated from the coding sequence TTGAACCTAAAAATACACACATACTCACATGTGAAGTTTGAAAATACTTCTTTCAATTCAGCTAAACTGTTCTTTGCGACACCGACAAAAGAATGGTGGAAAGCTACCGTTGGAAATAATGGGAATATTGCGGGACTTGCTTTCATAACAAATACAGATGGGATTCAAATTACAGAAAGTAATGTTATAGGAATTAACAACAGAAACATTGGTGCTGGTTCTATTTTCGTAAGTCCATATATAACTGCAAGTACAAGCGAATTTGAGAGAACGTATATCCTAATGCATGAAATGGGACATATTATAGGACTTGGTCATACAGACTACGATGACTTTTTAAATCCTTACCCACCTTATACAGTACCAGGTAGAAGTGTTATGACTTATAATTACTTAGCCCAATTTCTAACTCTACATGATATATATGATGTGGAAATAATGTATGGTTTTTCTTGTCGAAATTGGAAGTAG
- a CDS encoding NAD(P)/FAD-dependent oxidoreductase, giving the protein MEKYKVVVIGGGPAGLAAALESFKNLKGDKKVLIIERDKFLGGILNQCIHPGFGLHYFNEELTGPEYAHRFIEQVVENRIEYLTETHVIDITPEKEIVAVNKKGLKRIKADSIVLAMGCRERTRGAIIIPGTRPAGIFTAGQAQRFINIEGYRIGKKAVIVGSGDIGLIMARRLTLEGIEVKAVVEIMPYSTGLRRNIVQCLDDFGIPLLLSHKLVKIHGKYRVEGVTIARVDSQLQEIPSTERFIECDTVLFSVGLIPENELSKKAGIVLDMRTGGPVVDNTFSTSQKGIFACGNVLHVHDLVDNVTKEAQIAGRYAAIYSQHPELFEDNIHINIVAKDGIRYVVPQKLNKNFVQPFVLRFRVDNFYKDAVVTISNAGKILIEIKKSILTPGEMESIEISQKILSQLDFSNDIVVSLQNI; this is encoded by the coding sequence ATGGAAAAATATAAAGTAGTTGTAATAGGTGGTGGTCCAGCCGGGCTTGCAGCAGCGTTAGAGAGTTTTAAAAATTTAAAAGGCGATAAAAAAGTTCTAATTATAGAAAGAGACAAGTTTTTAGGTGGGATTTTAAACCAGTGCATTCATCCTGGTTTTGGACTTCACTATTTTAATGAAGAGCTGACGGGACCTGAGTATGCCCACAGATTTATTGAGCAGGTAGTAGAAAATCGGATAGAGTATCTTACCGAAACTCATGTGATAGATATAACCCCAGAAAAAGAGATAGTAGCTGTCAATAAAAAAGGGCTTAAGAGGATAAAAGCAGATTCAATTGTGCTTGCTATGGGATGTAGAGAGAGAACAAGAGGTGCTATAATAATACCTGGAACAAGACCTGCAGGTATTTTCACAGCAGGTCAGGCCCAAAGGTTTATAAACATTGAAGGCTACAGGATTGGCAAAAAAGCAGTAATTGTTGGTTCTGGTGACATAGGTCTTATCATGGCAAGACGTCTTACTTTAGAAGGAATAGAGGTAAAGGCAGTAGTAGAGATAATGCCTTACTCTACAGGGTTAAGGAGAAACATTGTTCAGTGCTTAGATGATTTTGGGATACCTCTTCTTTTGTCTCATAAGCTTGTCAAAATTCACGGGAAATACAGAGTTGAAGGTGTTACAATTGCAAGGGTGGACTCTCAGCTGCAAGAAATTCCGTCAACAGAAAGGTTTATCGAATGTGATACAGTGCTATTTTCTGTTGGGCTGATACCTGAAAATGAACTGAGTAAAAAAGCTGGAATTGTTCTTGATATGAGAACAGGAGGTCCAGTTGTTGACAATACATTTTCAACCTCGCAAAAAGGTATATTTGCCTGTGGAAATGTTCTTCATGTTCATGACCTTGTGGACAATGTGACGAAAGAAGCACAGATAGCAGGAAGGTATGCTGCAATATATTCTCAGCACCCTGAGCTTTTTGAGGATAACATTCATATAAATATAGTGGCAAAAGATGGTATAAGATATGTTGTGCCGCAAAAACTAAACAAAAATTTTGTCCAGCCCTTTGTTCTCAGGTTTAGGGTAGATAATTTTTATAAAGATGCTGTTGTGACTATTTCCAATGCAGGCAAAATTCTTATTGAGATCAAAAAAAGCATTCTAACACCCGGTGAGATGGAAAGCATAGAAATTTCACAAAAGATTCTCTCTCAGCTGGATTTTTCTAATGATATTGTGGTAAGCTTGCAAAACATTTGA
- a CDS encoding IS110 family RNA-guided transposase codes for MKRISRLALPSSSQATGHYHKILSRFFTSNGWDVAIINPIQFSPLSKMREEVKVKNDKIDALWIALTFRLTNSAIAQPSSETLDCLKNLCRQYYNLSDELTSYKYRLISTVDQIMLNFKEVFPDICSKTALTVLENYPTPNDILSADSEKLISIIQQTSKKSYQWAKEKYDLLIAKAKEFKPFSISDLANVTMLKVYINMVLTLQQNIDKIFEAIHQLVQQSSQTQPSISENINLLQSIPGIGFLTAATILAEIGDFKKFSKPNKLVAFFGIDPSVNQSGQFVSTSNKMSKRGSKILRRILFTIALANIRTKRDSKPCNPVLFEYYQKKCQQKPKKVLFCAVMRKLICIIFAVMRDKKPFELRTPEEHIQKCFNKTAVCCV; via the coding sequence TTGAAGAGGATTTCGCGGCTCGCCCTACCATCGTCATCTCAAGCCACAGGGCATTACCACAAAATCCTCTCCCGCTTCTTTACTTCTAATGGCTGGGATGTTGCAATTATCAATCCCATCCAATTCTCACCTCTATCAAAAATGCGGGAGGAAGTCAAAGTGAAAAATGATAAAATCGATGCCCTGTGGATTGCCTTAACCTTCAGGCTTACTAACTCTGCTATAGCACAACCTTCATCTGAAACCCTCGATTGCTTGAAAAACTTATGCCGTCAGTATTACAACCTCAGCGATGAGTTAACCTCTTACAAATACAGACTTATATCAACCGTTGACCAAATTATGCTCAATTTCAAAGAGGTCTTCCCTGACATTTGCTCTAAAACTGCTTTGACTGTACTTGAAAACTATCCTACTCCAAACGATATCCTAAGCGCTGACAGTGAAAAACTTATTTCCATCATTCAACAAACTTCTAAAAAAAGCTACCAATGGGCTAAAGAAAAATATGATCTACTCATCGCAAAAGCTAAAGAATTTAAGCCTTTTTCTATATCTGACTTGGCAAATGTTACTATGCTTAAAGTCTACATTAACATGGTCTTGACTTTGCAACAAAACATCGACAAAATTTTTGAAGCCATACATCAGCTTGTTCAGCAGTCTTCACAGACTCAACCTTCAATATCCGAAAATATTAACCTTCTTCAATCTATCCCCGGCATAGGTTTTCTCACTGCTGCAACTATCCTTGCTGAAATAGGTGATTTCAAAAAATTTTCAAAACCCAACAAACTTGTTGCTTTCTTTGGCATTGATCCTTCCGTAAATCAATCTGGGCAATTTGTTTCTACATCCAACAAAATGTCTAAACGTGGCTCTAAAATCTTGCGAAGAATCTTATTTACAATTGCTCTTGCCAATATCAGAACCAAAAGAGACTCTAAGCCTTGTAACCCTGTACTCTTCGAATACTATCAGAAAAAGTGCCAACAAAAGCCCAAAAAAGTTCTATTTTGTGCTGTTATGAGAAAGCTCATATGCATTATCTTTGCTGTTATGCGTGATAAAAAGCCTTTTGAACTTAGAACTCCTGAAGAACATATTCAAAAATGTTTTAACAAGACTGCTGTTTGTTGCGTATAA
- a CDS encoding iron-containing alcohol dehydrogenase family protein has product MSKFFLPTKVIFEKEGVLKNKELFNLGKRAFIVTSPSSLMNGSLEDVTTVLEKLSIEYSIYSKIAQNPSVEQIDEVSKLAREFSPDFIIGIGGGSPLDSSKAVAVLCAEKNLKAQDLFDSKFEKCLPIVAIPTTCGTGSEVTPYSILTLKTIENKKSFTSELIFPKIAIVDYKYLLTLPYNVIVNTLFDALSHVIEGYLSKASDNIIEAYAKKALELFESSKDNLKENALKEADLEKFAWISLIGGIIIAQTGTLIVHPLGYNFTYYHDIPHGRANAILLSSFLKLENKYLKEEVNFVLNCMGFDSIDEFSEFVRFFVNDSIPNLTSDRIEYYAKRALESKNVANLRHSISLEEMIDVLKGSVE; this is encoded by the coding sequence GTGAGCAAATTTTTTCTCCCCACAAAAGTAATATTCGAAAAAGAAGGTGTTCTGAAGAATAAAGAACTTTTCAACCTTGGAAAAAGAGCTTTCATCGTGACATCTCCATCTTCTCTGATGAACGGTTCTTTAGAAGATGTAACAACTGTATTAGAAAAGCTTTCTATTGAATATTCAATATATAGCAAAATTGCTCAAAACCCAAGTGTAGAACAAATAGACGAGGTTTCAAAACTGGCAAGAGAGTTTTCACCAGACTTTATAATTGGAATTGGTGGAGGTTCTCCTCTTGATTCATCAAAGGCAGTGGCAGTGCTGTGTGCTGAAAAAAATCTAAAAGCTCAGGACCTTTTCGACTCAAAATTTGAAAAGTGTTTACCTATAGTTGCAATTCCAACAACATGTGGTACAGGAAGTGAGGTTACTCCATATTCAATTTTGACATTGAAAACAATTGAAAATAAGAAAAGTTTTACATCAGAATTAATTTTTCCGAAAATAGCAATTGTGGATTACAAATACCTTTTAACATTGCCATATAACGTTATTGTAAATACCCTTTTTGATGCTCTTTCTCACGTAATAGAAGGTTACCTTTCTAAAGCGTCTGATAACATAATTGAAGCTTATGCTAAAAAAGCCCTGGAGCTATTTGAAAGCTCAAAAGATAATCTAAAAGAAAACGCTTTAAAAGAAGCTGATCTTGAAAAGTTTGCATGGATATCATTGATTGGTGGAATTATAATTGCACAGACAGGTACTCTTATTGTTCATCCTTTAGGATACAACTTTACTTATTACCATGACATCCCACATGGAAGAGCAAATGCAATCTTACTTTCAAGCTTCTTGAAACTTGAAAACAAATATTTAAAAGAGGAAGTAAACTTTGTTCTAAATTGCATGGGGTTTGATAGCATAGATGAGTTTTCTGAGTTTGTAAGATTTTTTGTTAATGATTCTATTCCAAATCTGACAAGCGACAGAATTGAATATTATGCAAAAAGAGCGCTTGAGTCCAAAAATGTGGCAAACTTAAGACATTCAATCTCGCTTGAAGAAATGATAGATGTTTTAAAAGGTTCGGTTGAGTAA
- a CDS encoding NAD(P)/FAD-dependent oxidoreductase gives MSRIYDVAVIGAGVIGMSILRELTRYRLKICSLEKMEDVAEGASKANSGIVHAGYDPIEGTKKARFNVEGNNIFADVCNELDVEYKMIGSLVVAFDDYEINVLEELLQRGRRNGVKGLEIKSQEWVLANEPNLSRNIKAALFAPYSGITNPYKLTVALFENAIQNGAEVIFGFEVCRIEKDDDFFIVRSADDRVVRARILINCAGVYADEISRMAGARNFKIYPRRGQYYILDKPKKLPVNRVIFQVPTEKGKGILVTPTVDGNVLVGPNSEYVDSKDDTSTTQEGLDEVFEKARKVLPSLSKRDVITIFSGIRATPDTHDFIIEEDEDVKNFINVAGIESPGLTSSMAIGKYVAELVSDKLNAKRNLDFNPYREDIKRFSKLSNKEREEMIKLNPRFGNIVCRCELVSEYEIIEAIKRGATTVDGIKRRTRAGMGRCQGGFCLPRVMDILSRELKIDKTQITKFGKNSYILTEKRWEDKNGKI, from the coding sequence ATGAGCAGAATTTATGATGTTGCTGTAATAGGAGCAGGAGTTATTGGCATGTCAATTTTAAGAGAGCTAACACGTTACAGATTAAAAATATGTAGCCTCGAAAAAATGGAAGATGTTGCAGAAGGTGCGTCCAAAGCAAACTCTGGAATAGTGCACGCAGGTTATGACCCAATTGAGGGAACTAAAAAGGCAAGATTCAATGTTGAGGGGAACAATATATTTGCGGATGTTTGTAATGAACTTGATGTTGAGTATAAGATGATTGGTTCGCTTGTGGTTGCATTTGATGATTATGAGATAAATGTATTGGAAGAGCTTTTACAAAGAGGAAGGAGAAATGGTGTTAAAGGACTTGAGATAAAAAGTCAAGAGTGGGTTTTAGCAAATGAGCCGAATTTGAGCAGAAACATAAAAGCTGCGCTTTTTGCACCATACTCTGGAATTACAAATCCGTATAAGTTAACAGTCGCCCTTTTTGAAAATGCTATTCAAAATGGTGCAGAGGTTATTTTTGGTTTTGAGGTTTGCAGGATAGAAAAAGATGATGATTTCTTTATAGTTCGTTCAGCCGACGATCGGGTTGTAAGAGCCAGGATTTTGATAAACTGTGCTGGTGTATACGCAGATGAAATAAGTAGAATGGCAGGTGCAAGAAACTTTAAGATATATCCAAGAAGAGGTCAATATTATATCTTAGACAAGCCAAAAAAGTTACCAGTAAACAGAGTAATATTTCAGGTACCAACAGAGAAAGGGAAAGGAATCTTAGTAACCCCGACTGTAGACGGAAATGTTCTTGTTGGTCCAAATTCTGAGTATGTGGATTCAAAAGATGATACATCAACAACTCAAGAAGGGCTTGATGAGGTATTTGAAAAGGCAAGGAAAGTATTGCCAAGCCTGAGCAAGAGAGATGTAATAACAATCTTTTCTGGAATCAGAGCAACGCCGGATACTCATGACTTTATCATTGAAGAAGACGAAGATGTCAAAAACTTCATAAACGTTGCGGGAATTGAGTCACCTGGTCTTACCTCATCAATGGCAATAGGAAAGTATGTTGCTGAACTGGTTAGCGATAAGCTAAACGCGAAAAGAAATCTTGATTTTAATCCTTATAGAGAAGATATAAAAAGGTTTTCAAAGCTTTCTAATAAAGAAAGAGAAGAAATGATAAAGCTTAATCCAAGATTTGGTAACATTGTATGCAGGTGTGAGCTTGTGTCTGAATATGAAATTATTGAAGCAATAAAAAGAGGTGCAACGACTGTAGATGGAATAAAAAGAAGAACAAGAGCTGGGATGGGAAGATGCCAGGGAGGATTTTGTCTACCTCGTGTGATGGATATACTTTCAAGGGAGCTAAAAATTGACAAAACTCAAATAACAAAGTTTGGGAAAAATTCTTATATTCTGACCGAGAAAAGGTGGGAAGATAAAAATGGAAAAATATAA
- a CDS encoding ATP-binding cassette domain-containing protein, whose product MVIKEKNKLVKDFLVKYWYVLLCDIIIFSLQNIVDICLVSKLGVYMDAALERDFYLLKNNIISLLFILCIVIFVLPCISSIYRALLFGKVVVLHDTNIYKKFLRQKLLKLNKLTVGEVLTRFNDDIRLFRFAILDVVEILFSCTFILYVLYVMIKIEIFYSILSFILVLIPIIIPLITKKQNQRITKYGQERKDELRELENQVVQSFLYIKVHSLEKEIEEMIKKCYQDFIEKYVKEKIKTSVILKTMDDTFSQISMLFMYILGSYFMLRNEISLGDFIKITGYSILIKGMINYIINTINQFYKLKIFSKRILDLINSPERYGGKVLTKDIEIVEIKNIGYRFDKDYIFKNISLDIKKGDKVAIIGENGSGKTTFLKILLGFYEDYEGEVYINGIELKEINLESLRESIAYCSQQPFIFNFSVEDNIKMMKFNKEINTLESVMKKLMLEEIKDKRAGDNGIYLSGGQKQRISLGRAMLKGKQFYLFDEVTANLDEEGEKVISSLLEDPNTTVIMVTHEKNLLGYFNKIYQIDFN is encoded by the coding sequence ATGGTGATTAAAGAAAAAAATAAATTAGTTAAAGATTTTTTGGTTAAATATTGGTATGTATTGTTGTGTGATATAATTATTTTCTCTCTACAAAATATTGTAGACATATGTTTGGTATCAAAATTAGGAGTTTATATGGATGCAGCATTAGAAAGAGATTTTTATTTATTGAAAAACAACATAATTAGTCTTCTATTTATTCTGTGTATTGTTATTTTTGTTTTGCCGTGCATATCTTCTATATATAGAGCTTTATTATTTGGGAAGGTAGTAGTCCTACATGATACTAATATCTACAAAAAATTTTTGCGTCAAAAGCTTTTGAAATTAAATAAATTGACAGTTGGGGAAGTGCTGACAAGATTTAATGATGATATAAGATTATTTAGATTTGCAATTTTGGATGTTGTTGAAATTTTGTTTTCTTGTACATTCATACTTTACGTACTATATGTAATGATAAAAATAGAAATTTTTTATTCAATATTATCTTTTATATTAGTTTTAATTCCTATAATAATTCCTCTAATCACAAAAAAACAAAACCAGAGAATTACAAAATATGGTCAGGAGAGGAAAGATGAATTAAGAGAATTAGAAAATCAAGTTGTTCAAAGTTTTTTGTATATTAAAGTTCATTCATTAGAAAAGGAAATAGAGGAAATGATAAAAAAGTGCTACCAAGACTTTATTGAAAAGTATGTAAAAGAGAAGATCAAAACTTCAGTTATTTTAAAGACAATGGATGATACTTTCTCTCAGATTTCAATGTTATTTATGTATATTTTGGGCAGTTATTTTATGTTAAGGAATGAAATTTCCTTGGGAGATTTTATAAAAATAACTGGATATTCAATTTTGATAAAGGGAATGATAAATTACATCATTAATACGATTAACCAGTTTTATAAACTTAAAATATTCTCAAAGAGGATATTAGATTTAATAAACTCTCCAGAGAGATATGGAGGAAAAGTACTAACAAAGGATATAGAAATTGTAGAGATAAAAAATATAGGATATAGGTTTGATAAAGATTATATTTTCAAGAATATTTCTCTTGACATAAAAAAAGGAGATAAAGTAGCAATAATAGGTGAAAATGGGTCTGGAAAGACTACTTTTTTAAAAATTCTTTTAGGTTTTTATGAGGACTATGAAGGTGAAGTTTACATTAATGGGATTGAACTCAAGGAAATAAATTTAGAGAGTTTAAGAGAAAGTATTGCGTATTGTTCTCAACAGCCATTTATATTTAACTTTTCAGTGGAAGATAATATTAAGATGATGAAATTCAACAAAGAAATAAATACTTTAGAGAGCGTTATGAAAAAACTAATGTTGGAAGAAATAAAAGACAAACGTGCGGGTGATAATGGGATTTATTTATCAGGTGGGCAAAAACAACGAATTTCTCTTGGAAGAGCAATGCTCAAAGGGAAGCAATTTTATTTGTTTGATGAAGTAACTGCAAATTTAGATGAAGAGGGGGAAAAAGTTATTTCCAGTCTACTAGAAGATCCAAACACTACTGTTATTATGGTTACTCATGAAAAAAACTTATTGGGATATTTTAATAAAATTTATCAAATTGATTTCAATTAA
- a CDS encoding YncE family protein: MKIPKKILAFSIILTLMIVSIFYFSTHKTAAISASAIQKTNFLNFKTIVNIPVSKDGIEYTGMVGYGSHEGPNAFDVKGDKVYVLDNVHHRVLIYSKRDGNLIEKVNIPDEQWIHGMAVDKEGKIYLFNAGTNTLIAINKGAVDISTNQELRLEPFYKFEVNDKGPFVVLSGSKMKTIFLAKDINKNKLYVAEEREGIFSSDGSVSEVKASDCKASVDASDTFEFPRWLINEDCAYDYIGKRGFIQFWKITNDYGEWIVKLNSKTQNIEGLVKIPDGKYYFPVRDVILEDGDVFVLLPCEKNVYVLQVDSWMTSAQYMKYTESN, encoded by the coding sequence ATGAAAATCCCAAAAAAGATTTTAGCATTTTCAATTATACTTACTTTAATGATAGTAAGCATTTTCTATTTTTCAACTCATAAAACTGCTGCAATTTCAGCTTCTGCTATTCAAAAAACTAACTTTCTAAACTTCAAAACTATAGTAAATATTCCTGTTTCAAAAGATGGTATCGAATATACTGGAATGGTTGGATATGGTTCTCATGAAGGTCCTAATGCTTTTGATGTAAAAGGTGATAAGGTTTACGTTCTGGATAATGTTCATCACAGAGTACTTATATACAGCAAGAGAGATGGTAATTTGATTGAAAAGGTTAATATACCAGATGAACAGTGGATTCATGGTATGGCAGTAGATAAAGAGGGCAAAATATATTTGTTTAATGCTGGTACAAATACTTTAATTGCAATAAATAAGGGAGCAGTTGATATCTCAACAAATCAAGAACTGAGATTGGAACCGTTTTATAAATTTGAGGTAAATGATAAGGGCCCATTTGTTGTGCTTTCTGGAAGCAAAATGAAAACAATTTTTTTAGCTAAGGATATCAACAAAAATAAGTTGTATGTAGCGGAAGAAAGAGAAGGAATATTTTCGTCTGATGGAAGCGTGAGTGAAGTAAAAGCTTCTGATTGTAAAGCGAGCGTAGATGCAAGTGATACTTTTGAATTTCCAAGATGGCTTATTAATGAAGATTGTGCTTATGATTATATTGGTAAGAGAGGTTTTATTCAATTCTGGAAGATAACTAACGATTACGGTGAGTGGATAGTTAAATTAAATTCAAAAACACAGAATATTGAAGGACTTGTTAAGATTCCAGATGGTAAATATTATTTTCCAGTGCGCGATGTTATACTTGAAGATGGTGATGTCTTTGTATTGTTGCCGTGTGAAAAGAATGTGTATGTATTACAAGTGGATTCATGGATGACAAGTGCACAATATATGAAGTACACAGAGTCTAATTAA
- a CDS encoding IS110 family RNA-guided transposase codes for MKYTQNEKILQVTEKTLVVGVDIAKEIHVGRAFDFRGVELGKRIEFENRKEGMGKFLDWANKIMKAHGKENVIVGIEPTGHYWLCFEQYLRENGIKVVLVNPFHVKRSKELDDNTPTKSDIKDPKTIAMLVKDGRYTEPNIPAGIYAEMRVAMNIYERLQKRLSVLKNQIINWLDIYFPEFLEVFSDWEGKVALLTLKEMPLPCDVVEKGVEGIIECWRDKVDKRAISRKRAMELVEAAKRSIGKKEGRKLARQEMRYLLEEYELLRKQLEGIEDEMAKLLKDVPNGEKLLEIKGVGVKTAVGFISEVGDIMRYEDAKQIQKLAGLNIVENSSGKHKGQTCISKRGRGRLRSSLFKAMITIVAKNEEFKKLHMYYTMRQNNPLKKKQSLIALCCKLIRIFYAILKKGIKYDGNKMLSDIKREALATTA; via the coding sequence TTGAAGTATACACAAAATGAGAAGATATTACAAGTGACAGAGAAAACTTTAGTTGTAGGAGTAGACATAGCAAAGGAGATACATGTTGGCAGAGCATTTGATTTTAGAGGAGTGGAGCTTGGCAAGAGAATAGAGTTTGAGAATAGAAAAGAAGGTATGGGAAAATTTTTGGATTGGGCAAATAAGATAATGAAAGCCCATGGCAAAGAGAACGTGATAGTAGGGATAGAGCCTACAGGGCATTACTGGCTGTGCTTTGAGCAGTACTTAAGAGAGAATGGCATAAAAGTGGTTTTAGTGAATCCTTTTCACGTGAAGAGGAGCAAGGAGCTTGATGATAATACACCAACAAAGAGCGATATAAAGGATCCGAAAACAATAGCGATGCTTGTGAAGGATGGAAGATATACAGAGCCAAATATACCCGCGGGTATATATGCTGAGATGAGAGTAGCGATGAACATATATGAAAGGCTACAAAAGCGCTTGAGTGTTTTAAAAAATCAAATAATCAACTGGCTGGATATCTATTTTCCAGAGTTTTTAGAAGTATTTTCTGATTGGGAAGGCAAGGTAGCGCTACTGACTTTAAAAGAGATGCCATTGCCTTGTGATGTAGTAGAAAAGGGAGTGGAAGGGATTATAGAATGTTGGCGTGACAAAGTAGACAAGCGAGCGATAAGTCGCAAAAGGGCTATGGAATTAGTGGAAGCTGCTAAAAGGAGTATAGGTAAGAAAGAAGGTAGGAAGCTGGCAAGGCAAGAGATGAGATATTTGCTTGAAGAATATGAGCTTTTAAGAAAGCAGCTGGAAGGAATAGAAGATGAAATGGCAAAACTTTTGAAAGATGTTCCGAATGGAGAAAAGCTGCTTGAGATAAAAGGTGTTGGAGTAAAGACAGCAGTTGGTTTTATATCTGAGGTTGGGGATATAATGAGATATGAAGATGCTAAGCAGATACAGAAATTAGCGGGACTGAATATAGTTGAGAATAGTTCTGGCAAGCATAAGGGACAGACGTGTATAAGCAAAAGAGGGCGTGGGAGGCTTCGAAGTAGTTTATTTAAGGCTATGATTACAATAGTAGCAAAGAATGAAGAATTTAAGAAGTTGCATATGTATTACACTATGCGGCAGAACAATCCATTGAAGAAGAAGCAATCACTGATAGCGCTTTGCTGTAAGTTGATAAGGATATTTTACGCGATTTTAAAAAAAGGGATAAAATATGATGGGAACAAGATGTTGAGCGATATAAAGAGAGAGGCTTTAGCAACAACAGCGTAA